GCCACGATCACCTCGACCAGCCCCTCCACCACCTGCTCGCGTCCGACCTCGGGGTGCTCGAGCCACCAGTCGCCCGTCGTCTGCACCATGCCGACGAAGGCGTGGCCGAGGATCTGCGCCCGCACGGGATCGGGTGGCGCCTGCTCGGCCGCCAGCACCGCGCCCAGCTCCTCGCCCAGGCCGCGCACCAGCGCCGTCATGTGGCTGCGCACGCCGGTGTCCTCGGCGCTGGCCCGGTGGAAGAGGAACCGGTAGAGGTTCTGGTTGGCCGAGATGAGGTCGAGGTAGACCTCCACCGCCGCGCGGGCCCGCGCCCTGGGGTCGGTCCTGGTCCTGACGAACTCGGGACGCAGCTGCGAGATGACCCTGCGGACGTGCCGGTCGGCCAGCGCCTGGTACAGGCCGCTCTTGTCGCCGAAATGGCGGTAGAGGATCGGCTTGGTGATCCCCGCCTCCGCGGCGATGGCCGCCATGGACACCTGCGGGCCCTCGCGCAGGATGGCCCGGTCGGCGGCGTCGAGCAGCGCCTTGCGCCGATCGGGGTCCCTACCGTTCACGGGGCCAGGATAGTCCCGCTTCGTTCCTCACCCGCGGAAGGGCGGACGCCATCGCGCGGGCGGCAGCGCGGAGACCGCCAGCAGCCCGCCGAGCACCAGGTACAGGCCCGTCACGCCGGGCAGCAGCCCGGGCGGCTCGGCCGTGGCGGACGCCGGGGCCGTACCGGACCCGAAGGCCGCGCCGGGGAGAACCTCCAGCGGCGGCAGCCCGGCCACGGCCACCGCGGCTGTCTCGGGGGCGGCGGCGAACAGCAGGCCGAGCAGGGTCAGCGGCAGCCCGCACACCAGCGGGGCCAGCGGCGACAGGCGGGAGCCGCAGGCCAGCGCGCCGGTCACGGCGACCGCCGCCGCCAGGCACACCGGCCCGAGCGGGCCGGGCTGCTGCAGCGCGTATCCGGAGCGCAGCCCGGCCGCGCCCGCCTCCGTGAGGTAGAAGACGACTGGCAGCGCCGCCAGTCCGATCACCGCTCCAGTCATATGGCGCACTCTCCGAGGTTAGGGTCGGATCATGAACAGCGGAACGGGTCCAGGAATCCCCCCACGGATCGCGGGCTTTCTCGTCGAGGACCGCACGTGAGCGCGGGCCGTACCGGCATGACGGGGGCGGACTTCCTGCGGAGCATCGCCGACGGCACCGTGGAGTCCTCCCCCCATCTGGCGCACCTGGGGCTGCGGCTGGTCGGGGTCGAGCCCGGCAGGGTCGAGCTGAGCTGGCGGCCGGGGCCCGAGCTCACCAACAGGTCGGGCGTCGTGCACGGCGGCTACATCGCCACGGCGCTCGACGACGCGTGCGGCATGTCGAGCGGCAGCGCGGCCGAGCGGCCCACGCTCCACCTCACGATGAACCTCAACGTCGACTACCTGCGCCCGGTGCGGGCCGGGGAGGTCTACACGGTCGTCGGCACCGTCACCCACCGGGGCAGGACGCGCATCCTGACGCTGGCGACCGTCACCGACGCCGACGGCCGCCTGTGCGCCCAGGCCACCTCGAGCCTCACTCCCAACAGGCTGACCATGCCGGACTGAGGAGATATCCGATCTGTCGGAGCCTGGCGATAGTCTGCCGCACCAGGACCGCGATCGGAGGTGGGCAGTGGCGCCCGAGGTGCCAGGCTACGAGGTGCTCGGGCTGCTGGGCCAGGGCGGTTTCGGCGTCGTCTACCAGGCGCGGCAGCTGGCGGTCGGCCGTGAGGTGGCGCTCAAGGTCGACAGCAGGGTGCTCGTCTCCGAGCGTGACCAGCGGCGGTTCGTGCGCGAGGTCACCTCGGCGGGGGCGCTGTCGGGGCATCCGCACGTCGCGCACGTCTACGACGCGGGGGTGCTGCGCGACGGCCGGCCGTACATGGTGCTGGAGCTGTGCCCCGGCGGGTCGCTGGCCGACCGGATGCGCGCGGGCACGCTGCCCGTCGCCGAGGTGCGCGACATCGGCGTCAGGATCGCCGACGCGCTGGCCGCGGCGCACGCGGCGGGGGTGCTGCACCGTGACGTCAAGCCCGCCAACATCCTGGTCAACCGCTACGGCAACGTCGTGCTGTCCGACTTCGGGCTGGCGACGATGCCGGAGCCCGGCGCCGAGGTGTCGGTGACGCGCGAGTCGCTCACCCCCGCCTACGCGCCGCCCGAGGCGTTCGAGCTGACCGAGCCGACCGCGGCGGGCGACGTCTATTCGCTGTCGGCGACCCTCTACGCGCTGCTGTCGGGGCGTCCGCCGCGCTTTCCGGAGAACGGCGTGGCCAACCTCGCCGTGATCATGGCGCTGCACCGGCGGCCGGTGCCGGAGATCCCCGGTGTGCCGGCCGCCTTCACCGAGGTGCTGAGGCAGGCGCTGGCCAGCGACCCTGGGCGGCGGACCGCGACGGCCGCCGCGTTCCGCGACGCCCTGGCCACCGCCGACCTCTCCGGTACGGCGGCCCCTCCCCCTCCCGCGTACGGCGGCGGCTGGCGCGGGGCCGCTTGGGGCGGGGCGGTTTCCGGCGGGCCAGCTTCGGGCGGGCCAGCTTCGGGCGGGCCAACTTCAGGTAGGCCAGCTTCGGGCGGGGCTGAGTGGGGCGGGGTGGCGACGGGGCCGAAGGCCGCCCAGGGAGGAGCGGGCTGGAGCGCCGCGCAAACCGGCGCCGGGGCCGCCCATGCCGGTGACTGGTCGGCCATGCCCACCGGACCGGGACCCGCCGCCGGATGGCCCGCGGGACAGGCCATGCCCTCGGCCCACAAGGGGCCGACGGGGCACAGCGGGCCCCCGCACACCGGCCCCGCCGGGTACACCGGGCCCGCCGCGCACTTTGGGGCCGCCGCACATCCCGGGGCAGCACACCCCGGCGCCGCCGAGCACCCCGGGGCCGCCGGGCACCTCGGACACGCGGGGCACCTTGGGCACGCGGGGCTCGGGCAGGTCGGTCATTTCGGGCAGGCGGGACCTGCTGGGCAGGCGGGACACCTGTCTTCGGGCCCGGAGGGAGGGCTGGCGGGGCACGCTGGGCATGGTGGCGGATGGCCCGCGGGGCACGGCGACGTGCATGGTGGGGGATGGCCCGCGGGGCACGGCGATGTGCACGCGGCGCCGACCGCCCGGTCCGGCCGGGTCGCCAGGGGGTATGCGGCCGCCTCCGCCCTGTTCTCGGTGATGATCGCCGTCGGGGTCGTGCTGATGCTCATGGAGGGCCGGTGACCGGCGGCGACCTCGACGAGCTCGAACGACGCATCGACCGGCTGCGCGCCGAGGTCCGCGCCGCCGCCAGGGCCAGGGAGCTCGCCCTGGCCCGCGAGCTGCGCGGCCGGCTGCGCAAGGCCGAGCGGGCATGGGACGCCCTGGTCAGCGCCCCTCCCCCGGCCCCGGTGCCGGGCGTCGCCGGGCCCGAGGAAGGCCGCCCCGCGGTGCCGGTGCGCGAGCGCGTCCACCGGGCGCTGACGCTGCTCGGCGTGCCGGCGGCCGGACGGCTGGTGGTGAGCGTGTACGAGGCGTTCTTCGCCGAGCCGCTGCGCAGCTCCCAGCTGACCACGCTCCGGCGCGACGAGGAGCGCACGTTCCGGCGCTCGCCGCACGCCAGGCCCCACTACGTGTGCGCCGCGCTCACCGACAGGCTCACCCCCGCCAGAGGGCTGCTGGCCGTGAGCACGTGGCCGCAGGAGCGCAGGGTGGTGGGCCCGCTGAGCCCGCGCGTCGACTTCCTGGAGGCCACCGTCCAGGTGGCCACGTGCGCGGGACGGCTCGACGACCCCTCGGCGGCGGCGCGGCGGCTGCTGGCCAGGATGGCACGCAACGTGCCCGGCGCGGTGGACGGCTTCGGCGAGCCCGACCCCGAGCGGGTGGTCGGCGCAGCGAGGGCCGAGCTGGCGGTCCACCTCGACGCCGACACGCGGCAACGCGCGGAGCTGGCACAACGCGCCGCCGCACAGCTGGATGAGGCGGCATGGCTGTTCGGCGCGGCTACGCTGAGCGATGTCGTGAGGAAGGGTGCGTGCGCGTGAGCCCGATACGTCAGGCGAGGAGAGCGGAGGCCGATGGCGACCGTCGGTGAGAGGGTGAGCGGGCTTGACTCGTTGCGGGGCACGACCCCCGCCAAGCCCCACGACGCCAGGGCCATCGCCGCCCTGGCGGCCAACCCCGGATGCGCGCGAAGGGCGTTGATGGACGGCGCGGGCGTCGACAAGGACGCCGCGGCCAGGCACCTGGGTTTCCCCGCCCCGTTCGGCCAGTCGCCGTTCGCGATCACCAGGGGCAACGCCTTCGAGGCGCTGGTCAAGGCCGACGGCTGCGCGGAGCTGCTGAGGCTGCTGCGCGACCTGCTGCGCCTGCCGATCGACGAGGTCGCCTACCAGGACGTGCAGAACGTCGGCGCCCACCTGCGGCACGCCCACACCAGGACCCTGTTCGACCGGGCGGCGCGGGGGGAGGGCGGCACGCTCTACGACCACCCGCTGCTCAGCCTGCGGATCGCCGGGCACACCGCCTTCCTGGAGCCCGACGTGGTGGCCTTCCAGCACGGCGGGCGCTTCCACATCGTGGAGATCAAGTCGTTCGCGGTGATCGACGGGCAGGCCGACCCCGCCAGCCTGGCGGCGGCGGCCCGCCAGGCGGCCGTCTACGTGCTGGCCCTGCGCACCCTTCTCGAGGAGCTGGGCCACGACCCGCTGCTGGTCGCGCACGACGTGGTGCTGGTCTGCCCGGAGAACTTCGCCAACCGCCCGATGGCCACCCTGGTCGACGTGCGCAGGCAGCTGGCGGTGCTGAAGCGGCAGCTGGCCAGGATGACCTCGATCGACAGGTTGCTGGCCGAGCTGCCCGAAGGGGTGAGCTTCGACCTGCGGCCCGGCGACGACGGCGTTCCGACCAGGCCCGCGGGCGCGCTGGCCGAGGCGATCCAGCAGGTCGCCGCCCGCTACGCGCCCGACTGCCTGTCCACCTGCGACCTGTGCTTCTTCTGCCGCGACGAGGCCAGGCGCGACGGGTCGTCCGATCTGCTCGGCCGGCAGGTGCGCGACGAGCTGGGCGGGGTGGCGACGGTGGACGAGGCGCTGGCGCTGGCCGACGGTCTCAGGGAGCCCGCGCCCGGCCAGGAGGAGATCGCCCGGCTGCTCCGAGACGCCGAACGGCTGCGCAGGGAGTGCCTGGCGTGAGCATCCTGACCTCGCTGGCCAGGCTGAGGGCGATCAAGGAGGGCGTGGCGCAGCCCACCGCCACGGTCCGCCACTGCCACCTCGGCCGGCGCCCCATGGTCTTCGTCCCGCTCAAGCTCTCCGGCGAGGCGGCCGCGCCGCTGGCGGTGATGCTGGGCACCGACCACGACGCCCCCGAGCTGCTCGTGGTGGCCCAGCCGCGCAACAGGGATCTGCGGTTCGCGTTCACGGCGGAGCTGGCGCGGGTGCTGCTGCCGTACGTGGAGAGCTTTCTCGGCGACAGCGAGACGGTCGAGAAGAAGAACGCCGACCCCTACCAGCGGGCGCTGGACGCGCCGCAGCTGCTGCTGCCCAACCCGTCGGGGGTGGCCTTCACCCGGCTGCTCGGCCGCTCCACGCGCTTCCGCCGTCCTGACGGGCCCTATCCCGTGCCGCCTGAGGTGCCGCTGCTGGGCAGGTGGCTGACCTACTTCGCCGAGCGCGCCGCCTACCCCAGCTCGTCGCTCACGCTGACCGCGACCGAGGAGCTCGGCCGCCACTGGGCCAGCGGGCAGAGCGGTCTCGAGGACGCCAACCTGGCCGCGCTGCTCGGCTGGATCGCCCCTCCGCCGGGGCGCACCGGACCGCAGGCCGCGCAGGAGGCGGAGGATCCGCTGATCTGGCCGCCCGCGGGGCCCGCCACCGACCCCGGCTTCGACGCCGAGGTGCTCGCGCCCGCGATCGAGAGCGGCACGGTGGAGCGCGTCACCGAGGCGCTGCGCACGCAGCTCGCGCCGACGTGGCGGTTGATGTGGCAGGCGGTCGATCTGCTGCGCGCCCTGCCCGAGGGGGCGAGCGTGGCGGGCCGGTGGGAGAGCGACCGCGGCTCGTTCAGCATGATGGCCGAGCAGGTCGCCGAGGGAGCGCCGCCGCAGGCGCGCCGCGACGGCGCGGTCGCGGCGGCCGCCAGGCTGGCCAGGATGGAGCGGGCGCAGGCGGCCTTCGAGGTGCAGCGCGCCTACGACGATCCGCTGGTCATGGCCGAGTACCGCCTGACGGGCGAGGCGTTCGCCGGCGAGGTGATCGAGACCGATCCCGAGCACACCGAGGGCGAGGGCCGCTCGCGCAAGCTGCGCCCGGTCGTCCTGATCAAGACCGACGACCCCGTACGGCTCGCCCCCGGCGCCACGCTGGGCACCCCCGACCGCCGCGGGCAGGCGGCCCAGCTGGTCGACGTCCACGACGGGCTGGTCACCCTGAAGATCACCAAGGGCATGGGCAGGGGCAGGACACCCGCCCCTGGCTCGGTCCCCGAGCCGGGCGAGCGGGTGACCTACACCTCGCTGACCGACGACTTCCAGGGCTCCCCCGCCCTGC
This window of the Nonomuraea africana genome carries:
- a CDS encoding protein kinase domain-containing protein: MAPEVPGYEVLGLLGQGGFGVVYQARQLAVGREVALKVDSRVLVSERDQRRFVREVTSAGALSGHPHVAHVYDAGVLRDGRPYMVLELCPGGSLADRMRAGTLPVAEVRDIGVRIADALAAAHAAGVLHRDVKPANILVNRYGNVVLSDFGLATMPEPGAEVSVTRESLTPAYAPPEAFELTEPTAAGDVYSLSATLYALLSGRPPRFPENGVANLAVIMALHRRPVPEIPGVPAAFTEVLRQALASDPGRRTATAAAFRDALATADLSGTAAPPPPAYGGGWRGAAWGGAVSGGPASGGPASGGPTSGRPASGGAEWGGVATGPKAAQGGAGWSAAQTGAGAAHAGDWSAMPTGPGPAAGWPAGQAMPSAHKGPTGHSGPPHTGPAGYTGPAAHFGAAAHPGAAHPGAAEHPGAAGHLGHAGHLGHAGLGQVGHFGQAGPAGQAGHLSSGPEGGLAGHAGHGGGWPAGHGDVHGGGWPAGHGDVHAAPTARSGRVARGYAAASALFSVMIAVGVVLMLMEGR
- a CDS encoding TetR/AcrR family transcriptional regulator, with product MNGRDPDRRKALLDAADRAILREGPQVSMAAIAAEAGITKPILYRHFGDKSGLYQALADRHVRRVISQLRPEFVRTRTDPRARARAAVEVYLDLISANQNLYRFLFHRASAEDTGVRSHMTALVRGLGEELGAVLAAEQAPPDPVRAQILGHAFVGMVQTTGDWWLEHPEVGREQVVEGLVEVIVAAFVSRPAG
- a CDS encoding PaaI family thioesterase yields the protein MSAGRTGMTGADFLRSIADGTVESSPHLAHLGLRLVGVEPGRVELSWRPGPELTNRSGVVHGGYIATALDDACGMSSGSAAERPTLHLTMNLNVDYLRPVRAGEVYTVVGTVTHRGRTRILTLATVTDADGRLCAQATSSLTPNRLTMPD